From a region of the Odoribacter splanchnicus DSM 20712 genome:
- the rpsJ gene encoding 30S ribosomal protein S10, whose translation MSQKIRIKLKSYDHNLVDKSAEKIVKTVKATGAVVSGPIPLPTHKGVFTVNRSTFVNKKSREQFLLCTFKRLIDIYSSTTGTIDALMKLELPSGVEVEIKV comes from the coding sequence ATGAGCCAAAAAATCAGAATTAAGTTAAAATCTTACGATCACAACTTGGTAGACAAGTCGGCTGAAAAGATTGTTAAGACAGTGAAGGCTACAGGTGCAGTGGTTAGTGGTCCGATTCCACTTCCTACCCACAAAGGAGTATTTACTGTTAACCGCTCTACTTTCGTAAATAAGAAGAGCCGTGAACAATTTTTATTATGTACTTTCAAACGTCTGATTGATATCTATAGTTCTACTACAGGTACCATCGATGCGCTGATGAAACTTGAATTACCCAGTGGTGTTGAAGTTGAGATTAA